Proteins co-encoded in one Kribbella qitaiheensis genomic window:
- a CDS encoding polysaccharide deacetylase family protein: MTDYWGIRIAALVAIACVVLTGCGDGPAATPTPNQTLPSTGSTTTSPPPSSPSSFPRPTSRPGESHETNLLPIVQHGPRDKKRIALTFDADLTALMRQRLQHGKVKSYYNEALINELRAMKVPATLFLTGMWMEQYPDRTRELAADPLFELGTHTYDHRGFTKHCYTLGTVPVADMLADVRRAVDLLDKLDPHPTRWFRFPGGCYDGTALHELAPSGVTAVGLDVPGADGFAKSPKPIIKQVLSNVRAGSIVVLHLHGGDNAPFTDEAIPEIVRTLRARGYTLVTVTQLMSD; encoded by the coding sequence ATGACTGATTACTGGGGAATCAGGATTGCGGCGCTTGTCGCGATTGCGTGCGTAGTACTGACTGGATGCGGAGATGGGCCGGCGGCTACTCCTACTCCGAACCAGACGCTTCCAAGTACTGGCAGTACTACGACGTCACCTCCGCCCAGCAGCCCGTCGTCGTTCCCGCGGCCGACCAGTAGGCCGGGGGAGTCGCACGAGACGAATCTGCTGCCGATCGTGCAGCACGGGCCTCGGGACAAGAAGCGGATCGCGCTCACCTTCGACGCGGATCTCACCGCCCTGATGCGCCAGCGCCTCCAGCACGGCAAGGTCAAGTCGTACTACAACGAGGCGCTGATCAACGAGCTTCGTGCCATGAAGGTCCCTGCCACGCTGTTCCTTACCGGGATGTGGATGGAGCAGTACCCCGACCGCACCCGGGAGCTCGCGGCGGATCCGCTGTTCGAGCTCGGCACCCACACCTACGACCATCGCGGCTTCACCAAACACTGCTACACGCTGGGCACTGTTCCCGTCGCCGACATGCTGGCCGACGTACGCCGGGCGGTCGACCTCCTGGACAAGCTGGATCCGCATCCGACCAGATGGTTCCGGTTCCCCGGAGGTTGCTACGACGGGACCGCCCTGCACGAACTCGCCCCGTCCGGCGTCACCGCGGTCGGCCTCGATGTGCCCGGCGCCGACGGATTCGCCAAGTCGCCGAAGCCGATCATCAAGCAGGTGCTGTCGAACGTGCGCGCCGGCTCGATCGTCGTCCTGCACCTGCACGGCGGCGACAACGCCCCGTTCACCGACGAGGCGATCCCCGAGATCGTCCGCACGCTCCGTGCCCGCGGCTACACGCTCGTCACCGTTACCCAATTGATGAGCGACTGA
- a CDS encoding antitoxin HicB, with amino-acid sequence MTKTYRVTARRWEHGWELQVDGVGVTQCRPLADAERMALDYLATELGGEAADYAVDIRHDLGGVEVEAAAVRQRMVEAQAAVDTAADDMRRVVRQLRGDGLSVRDTATILKVSPGRVSQLANDHPKSRKAVPRVGAPRQVA; translated from the coding sequence ATGACAAAGACGTATCGCGTCACGGCCCGGCGGTGGGAGCACGGGTGGGAGTTGCAGGTTGACGGTGTCGGGGTGACCCAGTGCCGGCCGTTGGCGGATGCGGAGCGGATGGCGCTCGACTATCTCGCTACCGAGCTTGGTGGTGAGGCTGCGGACTACGCCGTCGACATCCGTCACGATCTTGGCGGGGTCGAGGTCGAGGCTGCAGCCGTTCGCCAGCGCATGGTCGAGGCCCAGGCGGCAGTTGATACGGCGGCCGATGACATGCGACGCGTTGTTCGCCAGCTACGTGGCGACGGACTGTCCGTGCGCGACACCGCGACGATTCTCAAGGTGTCGCCCGGGCGCGTCTCGCAGCTCGCCAACGATCATCCGAAGTCCCGGAAGGCTGTTCCCAGGGTTGGGGCTCCGCGGCAAGTTGCCTGA
- a CDS encoding APC family permease, which yields MTTTRDSRSRGRSLRKGALGLGASTAIGVSSTAPAYSLAVSVGLLAGTVGAATPFMLAVSAIPVVLVALCFRELNAAEPDCGTTFRWTEKAFGRGIGRMVGWTTVMACVLVMGNLAQVASVYTYVLFGLDGAADSRVAQAGLGAVFIVGMAVLAYRGIRIAAWTQLLLLGIELLALLWFAVNAFWAADSFRIPALSTTGEGSWSTGLLIAVFLYWGWDSSFSVNEETRDPRRTPSVAALAANAILVVLYVVVAWSAIAYAGTDTLAEVSDGDFFSVLAGDLLGTAGGKLLIAAVLASALASTQTTILPTARTMLSMARRDAFPGQFARISSRFDTPSVATWAFAGVSLLIYVVLVLTSDAVLADSVGAVSILVSLYYVTTAAAVPVYFSGEIRGRVLQRVVVPLLATAGFVLILVLAVANAATGSLVVVGVTMVVGAIIMFSMKPPTEGEVAS from the coding sequence ATGACGACGACCCGTGACTCGCGCTCGCGCGGCCGGAGTCTGCGCAAGGGCGCTCTCGGGCTCGGCGCCTCCACTGCAATCGGCGTCTCGTCGACCGCGCCGGCGTACTCACTGGCCGTGTCCGTCGGGCTGCTCGCCGGCACGGTCGGCGCGGCCACTCCCTTCATGCTGGCTGTCAGCGCGATCCCGGTGGTCCTGGTAGCGCTGTGCTTCCGCGAGCTGAACGCCGCCGAGCCGGACTGCGGTACGACGTTCCGCTGGACCGAGAAGGCGTTCGGCCGCGGGATCGGCCGGATGGTCGGCTGGACCACCGTGATGGCCTGCGTGCTGGTGATGGGGAACCTGGCCCAGGTCGCCTCCGTCTACACGTACGTGTTGTTCGGACTCGATGGCGCCGCCGACTCGCGCGTCGCCCAAGCCGGACTCGGTGCCGTGTTCATCGTCGGGATGGCGGTGCTGGCCTACCGCGGGATCCGGATCGCCGCCTGGACCCAGTTGCTGCTGCTCGGCATCGAGCTGCTCGCGCTGCTTTGGTTCGCGGTCAACGCCTTCTGGGCGGCCGACTCCTTCAGGATCCCCGCGCTCTCGACCACCGGCGAAGGCAGCTGGTCGACCGGCCTGCTGATCGCGGTGTTCCTCTACTGGGGCTGGGACTCGTCCTTCAGCGTCAACGAGGAGACGCGCGACCCACGCCGTACGCCGTCGGTAGCCGCACTCGCCGCGAACGCGATCCTGGTCGTCCTGTACGTCGTCGTCGCCTGGTCCGCGATCGCGTACGCCGGGACGGACACGCTCGCGGAGGTCTCGGACGGCGACTTCTTCTCGGTCCTGGCCGGTGACCTGCTCGGTACGGCCGGTGGCAAGCTCCTGATCGCCGCGGTGCTGGCCTCGGCGCTCGCCTCGACCCAGACCACGATCCTGCCGACCGCGCGGACGATGCTGTCGATGGCCCGCCGCGATGCGTTCCCGGGGCAGTTCGCCCGGATCTCGTCCCGCTTCGACACCCCGAGTGTCGCCACCTGGGCGTTCGCCGGAGTGAGCCTGCTGATCTATGTGGTGCTGGTGCTCACCTCCGACGCCGTGCTGGCCGACTCGGTCGGTGCGGTCTCCATCCTGGTCTCCCTGTACTACGTGACGACCGCGGCCGCAGTACCGGTCTATTTCAGTGGTGAGATCCGGGGGCGGGTGCTGCAACGGGTAGTGGTGCCGTTGCTGGCGACGGCGGGATTCGTCCTGATTCTGGTGCTGGCGGTCGCGAACGCCGCGACAGGCTCCCTGGTTGTCGTGGGTGTGACGATGGTGGTGGGCGCGATCATCATGTTCTCGATGAAGCCGCCTACCGAAGGGGAGGTGGCGTCGTGA
- a CDS encoding MsnO8 family LLM class oxidoreductase gives MFSPVTPGLPVSAHSVLDVVPQLAGQSAAAALRETVEVAQAADDLGYRRFWVAEHHGVRGIGSAAPAVLAAVLAARTDRIRLGSGAVMLANHQPLVIAEEFAALAAAYPSRIDLGVGKAPVAAAPTTAAALGKTDVGWDAFPQRLDELCGFLRDGLPGRAPVGDVRLALAGLPPPVFVLAGSPHEAQVAAVRGLPVFLAHHTTSQTTLAAASAYRDSFQATGPTGKQYLAVTVGLVAADSDEEAVIRLAEYVRIKLRLNAAGSRATTAELMELLAPPLTTRERHKAERLLDDPGHIVGSRATVASELASLAADTGADEIMLVPLAYDGLIRSAILRTAAAGLTRSVRSVARSAPHFVATA, from the coding sequence GTGTTCAGCCCTGTTACGCCCGGTCTCCCGGTCTCTGCCCACTCGGTCCTCGACGTGGTGCCGCAGCTGGCCGGGCAGTCGGCGGCGGCTGCGCTGCGGGAGACCGTCGAGGTCGCCCAGGCGGCGGACGACCTCGGCTATCGGCGCTTCTGGGTCGCGGAGCACCACGGTGTGCGCGGGATCGGCAGTGCGGCTCCTGCAGTGCTCGCCGCGGTCCTGGCCGCCCGGACCGACCGGATCCGGCTCGGCTCGGGCGCGGTGATGCTGGCGAACCACCAGCCGCTTGTCATCGCCGAGGAGTTCGCGGCACTCGCGGCCGCGTACCCGAGCAGGATCGATCTGGGTGTCGGCAAGGCCCCGGTCGCGGCCGCACCGACCACCGCGGCCGCACTCGGCAAGACCGATGTCGGCTGGGACGCGTTCCCCCAGCGGCTGGACGAACTCTGCGGCTTCCTCCGGGACGGTCTGCCCGGGCGTGCTCCGGTGGGGGATGTCCGGCTCGCACTGGCCGGCTTGCCGCCACCCGTGTTCGTGCTCGCCGGTTCGCCGCACGAGGCGCAGGTGGCCGCAGTACGGGGGTTGCCGGTGTTCCTGGCTCACCACACGACGTCACAGACAACGCTCGCGGCAGCATCGGCGTACCGGGACTCCTTCCAGGCGACAGGGCCCACGGGCAAGCAGTACCTCGCTGTCACTGTCGGGTTGGTGGCGGCCGACTCCGACGAGGAGGCGGTGATCCGGCTCGCGGAGTACGTCCGGATCAAGCTCCGCCTGAACGCAGCGGGGTCCAGAGCGACGACAGCTGAGCTGATGGAGTTGCTGGCCCCGCCGCTGACCACTCGCGAGCGGCACAAGGCTGAACGCCTGCTGGACGACCCAGGACACATCGTCGGATCGCGGGCGACTGTCGCCTCGGAGCTGGCCTCGCTGGCAGCCGACACGGGAGCTGACGAGATCATGCTGGTCCCGCTGGCCTACGACGGACTGATCCGCTCCGCCATCCTGCGGACCGCCGCGGCTGGACTGACTCGCTCGGTACGAAGTGTCGCGCGCTCTGCGCCGCACTTCGTAGCAACTGCCTGA
- a CDS encoding NAD-dependent succinate-semialdehyde dehydrogenase produces the protein MSREQEVVEACPTDLFIGGKWRAAEGGKTLAVEDPSTGTTLCSVADASVADGLAALDAAVAAQAEWAATPPRDRGEILRRTFELMTARADELALLMTLEMGKPVAESKGEIAYAAEFFRWFAEEAVRIDGGYQIAPNGKGRFVVMRQPVGPCLLITPWNFPTAMGARKIGPAVAAGCTMVIKPAAQTPLSMLKLAELMTEAGLPAGVLNVLTTSDSGGVMEPLIKDGRARKLSFTGSTPVGKKLIEQSADQVLRTSMELGGNAPLLVFEDADLDKAVEGAMLAKMRNGGEACTAANRIYVHSSVIDEFGAKLTERMGALKVGRGTEDGVDVGPLIDAKQRDKVADLVADAIAQGAEVLLGGLVAKGNGYFYPPTVLAGVPASARLQKEEIFGPVAPLTSFEDEDEAVRMANDTEFGLVSYLFTKDLSRALRVAEALESGMVGLNQGIVSNPAAPFGGVKQSGLGREGGTVGIDEYLDVKYIAVNLD, from the coding sequence ATGTCGCGAGAGCAGGAAGTCGTCGAAGCGTGTCCTACCGACCTGTTCATCGGGGGCAAGTGGCGAGCGGCAGAGGGCGGTAAGACCCTCGCAGTGGAGGACCCGTCCACCGGTACGACGCTCTGCTCGGTAGCCGACGCCAGTGTTGCCGACGGCCTGGCAGCGCTGGATGCGGCCGTCGCGGCACAGGCCGAGTGGGCTGCCACGCCGCCCCGGGACCGCGGCGAGATCCTGCGCCGGACCTTCGAACTGATGACGGCCCGGGCCGATGAGCTCGCGCTGCTGATGACGCTGGAGATGGGCAAGCCGGTCGCCGAGTCCAAGGGCGAGATCGCGTACGCCGCGGAGTTCTTCCGCTGGTTCGCCGAAGAGGCGGTCCGGATCGACGGCGGCTACCAGATCGCCCCGAACGGCAAGGGCCGCTTCGTCGTCATGCGGCAGCCGGTCGGCCCCTGTCTGCTGATCACCCCGTGGAACTTCCCGACCGCGATGGGCGCCCGCAAGATCGGACCGGCGGTCGCGGCGGGCTGCACGATGGTGATCAAGCCGGCCGCGCAGACGCCGCTGTCGATGCTGAAGCTGGCCGAGTTGATGACCGAGGCCGGGCTGCCGGCCGGGGTACTGAACGTACTCACCACCAGTGACTCCGGCGGCGTGATGGAGCCGCTGATCAAGGACGGCCGGGCTCGCAAGCTGTCCTTCACCGGTTCGACGCCGGTCGGCAAGAAGCTGATCGAGCAGTCCGCCGACCAGGTGCTGCGGACCAGCATGGAACTCGGCGGGAACGCGCCGCTGCTCGTGTTCGAGGACGCCGATCTGGACAAGGCGGTCGAGGGCGCGATGCTGGCGAAGATGCGCAACGGCGGCGAGGCCTGTACTGCGGCGAACCGGATCTACGTCCACTCGTCGGTGATCGACGAGTTCGGTGCGAAGCTGACCGAGCGGATGGGCGCGCTCAAGGTCGGCCGTGGGACCGAGGACGGTGTCGACGTCGGGCCGCTGATCGACGCGAAGCAGCGGGACAAGGTCGCCGATCTGGTGGCCGATGCGATTGCCCAGGGCGCCGAGGTGCTGCTCGGTGGTTTGGTTGCCAAGGGCAACGGGTACTTCTATCCGCCGACGGTACTGGCCGGCGTACCGGCGAGTGCCCGGCTGCAGAAGGAGGAGATCTTCGGGCCGGTCGCGCCGCTGACCTCGTTCGAGGACGAGGACGAGGCGGTCCGGATGGCCAACGACACCGAGTTCGGCCTGGTGTCGTACCTGTTCACCAAGGACCTGAGTCGTGCGCTGCGGGTCGCCGAGGCGCTCGAGAGCGGGATGGTCGGGCTCAACCAGGGCATCGTCTCGAACCCGGCCGCGCCGTTCGGTGGCGTCAAGCAGTCCGGCCTCGGCCGCGAAGGCGGCACGGTCGGAATCGACGAGTACCTGGACGTGAAATACATCGCCGTCAACCTGGACTGA
- a CDS encoding glycoside hydrolase family 2 protein yields MPSTLRTVPLTTDGGAAWTVRAIDGPVPDRHSALLAAPVPATVPGEVHTDLLAAGVIPDPFDGDNEGKLFWIGRTSWSYRTVFDWEADEHAVQELVADGLDTAARITLNGTELGKTWNQHRSYRFAVTGLLVAERNELVIEFASPVATANQLREASGMWPHTNLHPYNAIRKMASNFGWDWGIDVATAGIWRPLRIESWSGVRIDSVRPLAGLDRDNGVLDTRLALAWADDATDDAAITVEVGGTTTEMTVAAGTAEAGVTSTIDAVDRWWPRGYGEQPLYDVQVSLQAGANEDAWQGRVGFRTITMDVAPDEHGGPFILSVNGKPVYVRGANWIPDDAFVTRLNRSTYEAGITDAIDANMNLLRVWGGGIYESDDFYDVCDELGVLVWQDFLFACAAYSEDEPLWSEVKAEAEQAVTRLSRHASLALWNGNNENIWGYVEWGWRVPLAGRSWGEGYYFDLLPGIVAELDPRTPYSAGSPFSYDRYIHPNDERNGTMHVWDVWNQVDYSTYRKYKPRFVSEFGFQGPPAWSTLTSVVHDEPLDPYGEQMLVHQKAHEGNLKLERGLGDHLPKWSSMDDWHWTTQLNQARAVAYGIEHFRSLFPLNTGAIVWQLNDNWPVVSWAAVDGNGIRKPLWFALRRVYADRLLTVQPCEDGLVVASHNDTDVAWSTELTVSRRSTRPGGEVFASEQFILEVPARSNALNEFPESITTPTDATSEYIEVRAADGTTAYWYFVEDTALQLTANPCTAEVTATPNGYTVTVTATALTKDLALFPDRLDPTARVDTCLITLNPGDTHTFHVTNTTTAPTTITITITKPVLRTANDLIT; encoded by the coding sequence GTGCCTTCCACGCTCCGAACCGTTCCGCTGACCACCGACGGCGGCGCCGCCTGGACCGTGCGTGCGATCGACGGTCCCGTGCCGGACCGGCACAGCGCACTGCTCGCGGCACCGGTGCCGGCGACCGTGCCCGGTGAGGTGCACACCGACCTGCTCGCGGCCGGCGTGATCCCGGATCCGTTCGACGGCGACAACGAGGGCAAGCTGTTCTGGATCGGCAGGACGAGCTGGAGCTACCGGACCGTCTTCGACTGGGAGGCCGACGAGCACGCCGTCCAGGAACTCGTTGCCGACGGCCTCGACACGGCCGCGCGGATCACCCTGAACGGCACCGAGCTCGGCAAGACCTGGAACCAGCACCGGTCCTACCGGTTCGCGGTCACCGGACTGCTGGTTGCCGAGCGCAATGAACTGGTGATCGAGTTCGCCTCACCGGTCGCGACCGCCAACCAGCTGCGCGAGGCGTCCGGGATGTGGCCGCACACGAATCTCCATCCCTACAACGCGATCCGCAAGATGGCGAGCAACTTCGGCTGGGACTGGGGCATCGACGTCGCGACCGCCGGGATCTGGCGGCCGCTCCGGATCGAGTCGTGGAGCGGGGTCCGGATCGACTCGGTCCGGCCGCTCGCCGGGCTCGACCGCGACAACGGCGTACTCGACACCAGACTTGCCCTGGCGTGGGCGGACGATGCCACTGACGATGCGGCCATCACGGTCGAGGTCGGCGGCACCACCACCGAGATGACGGTGGCCGCGGGTACGGCCGAGGCCGGTGTCACTTCGACGATCGACGCCGTGGACCGCTGGTGGCCGCGCGGGTACGGCGAGCAGCCGCTGTACGACGTACAGGTGTCGCTTCAAGCCGGGGCGAACGAGGATGCCTGGCAAGGGCGGGTCGGGTTCCGCACGATCACGATGGACGTGGCGCCGGACGAGCACGGCGGGCCGTTCATCCTGTCGGTCAACGGCAAGCCGGTCTACGTCCGCGGCGCGAACTGGATCCCCGACGACGCCTTCGTCACCAGGCTGAACCGGTCGACGTACGAGGCCGGCATCACGGACGCGATCGACGCGAACATGAATCTGCTCCGCGTCTGGGGCGGCGGGATCTACGAGAGCGACGACTTCTACGACGTCTGCGACGAGCTCGGGGTGCTGGTCTGGCAGGACTTCCTGTTCGCCTGCGCCGCGTACTCCGAGGACGAGCCGCTCTGGAGCGAGGTGAAGGCCGAGGCGGAGCAGGCCGTCACCCGGTTGAGCCGGCACGCGAGCCTCGCCTTGTGGAACGGCAACAACGAGAACATCTGGGGATACGTCGAGTGGGGCTGGCGCGTGCCGCTGGCCGGCCGGAGCTGGGGCGAAGGTTACTACTTCGATCTGCTGCCGGGGATCGTCGCTGAGCTCGACCCGCGTACGCCGTACTCGGCCGGCAGCCCGTTCTCGTACGATCGCTACATCCACCCGAACGACGAGCGCAACGGCACGATGCACGTCTGGGACGTGTGGAACCAGGTCGACTACTCGACGTACCGCAAGTACAAGCCGCGCTTCGTCTCCGAGTTCGGCTTCCAGGGACCTCCGGCCTGGTCGACGCTCACCTCCGTGGTGCACGACGAGCCGCTCGACCCGTATGGCGAGCAGATGCTGGTGCACCAGAAGGCGCACGAGGGCAACCTCAAACTCGAGCGCGGCCTTGGCGACCACCTGCCGAAGTGGTCGAGCATGGATGACTGGCATTGGACCACGCAGCTGAACCAGGCGCGTGCTGTTGCCTACGGCATCGAACACTTCCGCAGCCTGTTCCCGTTGAACACCGGCGCGATCGTCTGGCAGCTGAACGACAACTGGCCGGTCGTCTCCTGGGCCGCCGTCGACGGCAACGGCATCCGCAAGCCACTCTGGTTCGCGCTCCGCCGCGTCTACGCCGACCGCCTGCTCACCGTGCAGCCGTGCGAGGACGGCCTGGTAGTTGCCTCCCACAACGACACAGATGTTGCCTGGAGCACCGAGCTGACCGTCTCCCGCCGGAGCACGCGGCCCGGTGGCGAGGTGTTCGCCAGCGAGCAGTTCATCCTGGAGGTCCCGGCCCGCTCGAACGCCCTCAACGAGTTCCCGGAGTCCATCACGACCCCGACCGACGCAACCTCGGAGTACATCGAGGTTCGCGCGGCCGACGGCACCACGGCGTACTGGTACTTCGTCGAGGACACCGCACTCCAGTTGACCGCCAACCCCTGCACCGCTGAGGTGACGGCAACCCCGAACGGCTACACCGTCACCGTCACCGCAACAGCCCTGACCAAGGACCTGGCCCTCTTCCCAGACCGCCTGGACCCCACGGCCCGAGTAGACACCTGCCTCATCACCCTCAACCCCGGTGACACCCACACCTTCCACGTCACCAACACCACAACCGCCCCCACCACCATCACCATCACCATCACCAAGCCCGTACTCCGCACCGCAAACGACCTGATCACGTAA
- a CDS encoding glutathionylspermidine synthase family protein, whose translation MWRHSIRPRPGWKDKVVEQGLVFPMTDMPDGSERPYWNESAWYEVTMDEVLHLERVTEELYQMCKHAASVMVTRFSDDQLGLASGTLSLVQQSLKREDLSVYARFDLAWSGVEPKMLEINGDTPTGLLESAVIQWNWLEDVFPDADQWNSVHDRLVKWWTERRTAGAFPGNEAHFFNSGSETTGEEAMTVAYLRDTAAMAGLATYGHEIEDLGWESAQRAFVDWGGRKIRTAFKLYPWEDMLDDEFGKYILAGVEREPVQWIEPIWKTMLSTKAILPVLWELYPDHPNLLPAYLGSPGDLLEWVAKPLHGREGSNIRIHTIAEPVDHIQSGPYDTDTMVYQEWYPLPSYEGNRAVIGSWVVDGVAAGMMVRESDGPITDYYARFVPHAIGTEARPDAETIQSWLNE comes from the coding sequence ATGTGGCGGCACTCGATCCGGCCGCGACCCGGCTGGAAGGACAAGGTCGTCGAACAGGGGCTGGTGTTCCCGATGACCGACATGCCCGACGGCAGCGAGCGGCCGTACTGGAACGAGAGCGCCTGGTACGAAGTGACGATGGACGAGGTGCTACACCTCGAACGCGTCACCGAGGAGCTCTACCAGATGTGCAAGCACGCGGCCTCGGTGATGGTGACCAGGTTCAGCGACGACCAGCTCGGGCTGGCGTCCGGGACGTTGTCGCTGGTGCAGCAGTCGCTGAAGCGGGAGGACCTGTCCGTCTACGCGCGGTTCGACCTGGCCTGGTCCGGGGTCGAGCCGAAGATGCTGGAGATCAACGGCGACACCCCGACCGGGCTGCTGGAGTCCGCGGTGATCCAGTGGAACTGGCTCGAGGACGTGTTCCCGGATGCCGACCAGTGGAACTCGGTGCACGACCGGCTGGTCAAGTGGTGGACCGAGCGACGTACGGCCGGCGCCTTTCCCGGTAACGAGGCGCACTTCTTCAACTCGGGGTCCGAGACCACCGGCGAAGAGGCGATGACGGTCGCCTACCTGCGCGACACCGCGGCGATGGCCGGGCTGGCGACGTACGGGCACGAGATCGAGGACCTCGGCTGGGAGTCGGCGCAGCGCGCCTTCGTGGACTGGGGTGGGCGGAAGATCCGGACCGCGTTCAAGCTGTACCCGTGGGAGGACATGCTCGACGACGAGTTCGGCAAGTACATCCTGGCCGGGGTCGAGCGTGAGCCCGTGCAGTGGATCGAGCCGATCTGGAAGACGATGCTGTCCACCAAGGCGATCCTGCCGGTGCTGTGGGAGCTCTACCCGGACCACCCGAACCTGCTCCCGGCGTACCTCGGCTCGCCGGGCGACCTGCTCGAATGGGTGGCGAAGCCGCTGCACGGGCGCGAAGGCAGCAACATCCGGATCCACACGATCGCCGAGCCGGTCGACCACATCCAGTCGGGGCCGTACGACACGGACACGATGGTCTACCAGGAGTGGTACCCGCTGCCGTCGTACGAAGGAAATCGGGCTGTGATCGGCAGTTGGGTCGTCGACGGCGTCGCAGCGGGCATGATGGTTCGTGAATCGGATGGACCGATCACCGACTACTACGCCCGCTTCGTGCCGCACGCCATCGGTACCGAAGCCCGCCCGGACGCCGAAACGATCCAATCCTGGCTGAACGAATAA